The window GTTTGGAAAATAGACAAGGCAGAATGTAATTCGAAAAGAAAATGGTGGGACTTaactaaatgtaaaataaaatcaataacaattgCTTTTTGCTCCGAGCAAAAACGAAATAAACCAAATATTTCAACTCTTGAAAACAGGTTAGAGCTTTTATTAAGCAGAAAAGAAAATAGTGACACAAATGATCccgaaatagaaaatctaaagactcagataaaacaattttatgaaaatcaaacaaccGCTGTAAAAATAAGGTCAAAGGTACAATTTATTGAGGAAAATGAGACATCCTCTGCTTACTTTTTTTAATCTTGAAAATAAGAAACGGAAAGCAAAAGCTTTGGTCGAAAATAAAATCAGAATCAGGAAAATTTGAATTTggtatagaaaacattttaagaattcaaacaaaattttacaaaaatttatttcaagCTGAAAATATTGATTATGAATCAGCGAATATTCTACTCTCCAACATAAGAAATCAATTGACGACTAGCGATAAACGTTCACTTGAATCAAAAATCAATTTATTAGAATTAGAAAATTCAgtgtttaaattcaaaaaatcGAAATCACCGGGCATTGACAGACTTCTAGCTGAGTGGTATCAAAAATTTTGGTATTTGATAAAgcatgatttcaaagaaattgttgatgaaattttagaaaacaacTCTTTAAGCGACTCCCAATATAAGCGAGTACTatcattaatgtataaaaagGGAGAGCGGGAAGATTTGAGAAATTGGAGGCCTATAACCCTACTTAATGTTGATTATAAAATTGTGGCAAAATGTCTTTCGGAACGCTTAAAACCTGTTTTACTATATTTAATCAATTCTGATCAAAAAGGGTATATAGAGGGCAGAAATATTAACGAGGCAAATAGATACATTCAAGATTTAATTAATTATTGTGATAATGAAAATCAAGACGGTCTTATCATTTTTCTCGATCAGGTCAAAGCGTTTGATCGGTGTGAATGGAAATGGATTGatttatgtttacaaaaattCGGATTTGGTCAAAACTACAGAAACTGGGTCAACATGCTTCTTGAAAACTCAAAATTGAGTATTCAGTGTAATGGTTTTATGTCAAGTTTTTTCACTATCACGCGTTCAAAAAACAAGGTTGCCCATGTGCACCTTTTTTGTATATCCTACAAGCAGAACCTATGGCCTGCAAAATACGAAATAATAACCGAATAGCAGGCATCCAACTTCCGGTACTTGATGACGTCACCCATGAAGCAAAAGTAAACCAGTTTGTGGATGACACGCAATTGTTCGCGAAAAATGAAAACTCTTTGTACCATATTTTCAAAGATCTTAAACTATATGAACGCGCGCCTGgggcaaaattaaacaaagaaaaaactacAGGTCTATTTATTGACAGATTAAAAGACAAAACTccaaattataaagaaataaattggactaagtcttttgttaaaacgcttttaattaaataaagcgaagaactaactccagaaatatactttttacctcaaaactaacatgtttcgtccattggacttcatcagagtataataacaaaatagtatgacgtcacaggaaagtacgacgtcaatgacgacgtcaaaagacgttacctattttggcgtaatattcacatatagtataggatcaaaaatagatacttattccctgcaaaaattgcaaagcaaaaataatattaatacaggcaaggaaaactaactaatatgcaaaaatacattaggaagaatctgtgtgaaaaaatgaaagactaaaataatattttagcattcatgccatgaggccaggctgtattcaatgtatgaatccaacgagtctctttcaagagcctaaaccagtcattttttaccaagtcgattggcatgaaagaaaaatcactaacagactgattttcagaattgaaatgttcagatacatttgtaggagtatcaggaaaatgtctgatatcaaatttatggctgttcattctttgagaacatttctgatgtgtttgtcccacatattgtaacttacactttttgcatgtgattaaatagataacattttcagacatgcagttaagattttgtttaacatcgtaagtttttaaagtttgagagcttgtaaactgtacagattcagtgatattagcgcaatgagaacaccgtgttctattacatttaagaacaccACCATTTACATCCGAAGACATCAGGCTACTGTGAACCAAGATATCACTAAGATTTGTAGGTCGCTTGTAAGCAATAATTGGTTTGCATTTAACCAGGTTGCGTACACTGCTTTTCTCAGATAGTTCAAAAAGCCCCCAATATTTATTAAGGACCTGACCAATGTTTGGTAGGGATGGGTTGTATACGCAAACAAAGGGGATAATATGATCTGTGTTCTGCCTGTGTTTGGTCATGGCTTCTTCGGTTGACAATGCTGATGCTTTAGCTAAAGCATCATCAAGGATATGACTTGGATAATTACGATTTTGGAAATACGTTCGCAATTTCTCCAATTCATTTGTGAACAAATCATCATTAGAAGTGAGACGCCTGTATCGCTTAGCTTGGCTATACGGGATCCCTTTCTTGCATGAAAGAGGGTGACAGGatgaaaattcaatgtattgatgtgtattggttgctttttcatgaacagaaaaatcaaaattaccatcTCCTGTTCTACCAATATTAACATCAAGAAATGTAGCTGTATCTCTTGAATAACGGTGGGTGAATTTTATATTGGGAtggacattgtttaaactgtcaataaATTTAAGTAGGTCTGCTTCACTGTGTTCCCATATAAAAAAATGTCATCGAGGAAACGTAACCAAAGCGATGGCTTAACAGTAGTATTAGCTAGGAAATCGCTTTCCAGTTTACCCATAAAAAGTGAAGCATAAGTAGGAGCCATACGTGTACCCATAGCAGTacctaaaatttgaacataattttcattattgaactgaaaatgttttttagTCAAGACTAGTTCAATAAGCTGGCAAATATCATTGACTGACTGATGTGACAAGTATGAATGAGCTTTGTTCAAATATTCACGGCAAGCCTCTATCCCATCATCATGCGGAATATTAGTGTATAAGGATGAAACATCCATAGTAACCAAAAATGCATTAGGGGAGATATTAGGCATAGACCCTAGCTTTTTAATGAAGTCAGTAGAGTCTTTAACATATGAGGGCAGGGATTCCATGTGTGGCTTCAAGATATTATCAATGTATTCAGATATGCCTTCAGTAACAGAGTAATACCCAGATACAATTGGCCGTCCCGGGTAACCAAGTGGTAGTTCTGAGttaatatctttatgaattttgggcaAGATGTAAAACTGCGGCGTTCTGGCATCACTAGGTACAACTAAAGTATCATTAGAATCACCATTAACATTCCTACAAATAACATCTAAAACATCAGTAACATCTTTTGAAAACTGTTCAACAGGGTTATGATCAAGTTTTTTGTAGTAAGCAGTATTATTCAGCTGTCTGTTGACTTCAGCAATATAATCAGTTCTGTTCATTACCACAATAACCGAGCCTTTGTCAGATTTCTTAAGGATTATACTATCATCATTTCGAAGATTTTTCAGGGCAGAAAGTTCATCAGTAGATAGGCTACGGCATTGACAACGAGGACATCTGGAgaaaaagaaatcaataaaattaaatcatGTCTAGAAGTTTGGAAATCAAGAGATCTCAATTTTAACGGAAAATCATTGATCATCAAAACTTACGTTTTTCAACTATAATGTACGAACTAGAAACACGTGGTATACCTGAAAGAAACGCAAAAGAAATAGagcaaataattttcaattttctttgggATAATAAAAAGCCTCTAGTTGCAAAAAATACACTTAAGCGTGAAAAATATTCCGGTGGTCTCAATCTTTTTAGTATATCAGACCTGAGCATGGCTTTTAATATAAGAATGTTATACAAGATTTTGCATGCAGATGTTCAAAACTGGAATGTAATAGGAAAGTCTGTGTTGTCTGCACGAGGTAAAGAATATtaccaaagatattttatatgtacatgctCAGATTTTGATAAATCACTTTTGAAAACCCCGGTTCATGCTTTTTACATGCAAGCAATAAAAAACTGGTGTGATTTTCTCAAATGTTTTGAACCGTTAAAATCGGACGACCTCTTAaactgtaaattatttggaaaccATAAAATTTTATCACGCAGTAAGCCACTGTATTTTAAGTCCTTTTTGGAAAGTAATATTGTTACAATTAAAGACGTTTGGGATTATTCAAAtagaaatttcatttcagaaagaGAGCTTCTACGAAAATTAAAGAATTCCACTAACTGGATTGCAGAGTGGATGAAACTTAAATCCAGCATACCAAAAGAATTTACGAATATCTTAAAGCTAGGTTCCCAAATACAGGTTAATGATCAAAATAACCGAAATATCATTTTGTCCCAAAGAAATTTAACTGTCTGTACGCGAAATGGAAACGTAATTCAACCTAGTAAATTGCAAACACGCGACATTTTAGATTTATTTGTACGacataatcaaccaaaaaaaCTTCATACAGAACAAAAATGGgaagaaaagtttaaaactaCAAGCGTTTTGATAAACTGGAATTGCACTTGGTCAAATTTGTACCGCTGTTACTTCACAAAAAAAGCTAAGCAGTTCCAATGGAAACTTTTACATAATTGTATTTTCACAGAAAACAAACTAAGTTTGATGCGTCTCTCAAACGgtatttgtaacatgtgtaaatctcacagggaaacattaatacatttattctggGAGTGCGAAAAAGTAAAACCAATCTGGAAATATATTCAAACAATATTAGATGAACCatttaaaatactgaatattaaaaatattttttcgtttGAAGACATTGCTTTTGGACTTTCttcaaataatgttaatttaatcaaCACGTTTATATTCGAAAATAAATGGCACATTTGGAAATTTCGGAATTTTCATAAATTCAGAGCTGAATAAGAAACCCCTTCacttaagaatttaaaaatgtcaataaccAACACCGTAAgacaacaaatagaaaaaaaaaagaaaaaaaaaagaaaaaagaaagaagaagaagaaaaaaacaaaaacaaaaaactaggtcactaggtcatatctaagaaaatccttgtttaaactcaagagaccacatttttggtccaatcttaatgaaaattggccagaatatttgtttccatgaaatcactaggtcaactatttttacactgttatggtatggtGTGTTtctaaggtgagcgacctagggccatcttggccctcttgtttaatcaaTTAcctcaaaaatgcatattttgataTCAATAAGTAGAACCCTGAATGAATTCATTACGTTAATCTAAACCTACAGAGACAGCAAAAATATCAATGGAATTTGTatcctttattttatttaacgtcgaatttcatcagttttcatatacatgtattctgttagagaaaaaaatacatagagtaagatccctattggaaatgtGTATTATATtaccttttatgaaattttgtaattatcctcctttaatataaaagtatttaaaaagtggattatttcttttgaacaaatccatttattgaccaaaatctgattaaccacctttaataaTTAGAAATATGCTATTGAGGTAATATATTAAAAACACGAAAAGCGTTTATGCTTTGACCCATTGCCTATATTTTTGGTAAGTTACTTTACGTAGTTTCAGTGTGTTATCATTAGTCCTTGCTTGCTTGCTTTTCTCTGTACTAGCTTTTTAACGACGAACATGGAGTTAGTCTGGAAGTGTCTTGTGTTGCATTGCCGGTGTTTGTTTACGTAGATCCTTCACAGCTGATaacttgtttgttattttttctcttgtttatacacacaaaaaagaaaattgtaattTAGGATTTTAACACTCCGAGCTCTATCAAGGTATTCTAAAACGGCTTCTAAAGAAATGATGGTCAATTCTTGGTTAAACCTCTTTTCTTCAAATGATTCTTATAAGAAATATTAGAGTGCTTTGAAATTTATGATTTACTGATGTTTAAACCTTGGCAACAGACAGAGGAAGATTAAATGTGTCCTTTGGGATCAtctagtacatgtattttcaatttgactgtaatagaattccgcctAAGCCGATGCAAGGGGGCGTAACGGGTGTAACAGTtgtacttttcattacctcttatgaacggACTCATTCAacccgagtttgctattattgtGCTTAGTTGTGCTTAATCTTCTTATagacccttaccctgctaaattactataatAATGAACGTGTCCGTCATATATGTACTGCTTTTGTTTCCGATGGCATATGGAtactaaaataaaggtatgtCACAGTAGTGTTCaaatgtaattaagaaatgaacCAGTTCTTCAAAGACTTTCTTTATTTCTTGTCCACAAATGCCCATAATAATTTGTGTTTAAAGTCATATCTATAGAAGTggtgtcattttctttcattcataTGAGTAGGAGAAATTCTAAATTACTGTCACCTGTGTCGAAGTCGTGCTGAAAGGAAATGCAAAACAACGGAGAGAAAATACTAGAAACATTCTTGTGGTAAGACAGCAGTGTTGTCTTCTATGTCAAGATtaagatttttcttaaaataaaccttAACTTGCCCTAAAATATTAGATCAAATTCAATCATAGAAGTTGTAGGTGGTCGTATAGAATAACAAACAATACAACAAAAATTAGTTAGTAATTCGGTAGAATGTGTGGGTTTAAAATTCCGGTGTCTTAGCTTGTTAACATTTATCAGCATTGCATTTCTTCGTTTGAAGgtcaatttataattttaaaatatgcgGCAATAATCGTTTCAGTTGCGCTGCGGTTAACCATTAAATATCTGAAATCATGCTATTGGTTTGAGCCCAACCTTAAAAAGAATTTAAccgaattgaaatattttatctataattGTGCTGACTTTGCAAATTAGAACATTGAAAGTATTGTGTCAAGGTTTGACTAAAGttgtgaaaaagaaacaaaacgaaaacatatttttgtaactaCCTTTAGTAACGAGTTGTGAAATATGTTGGAACTAgtgaagaatatcagaaagttGTCAGCGGCATCACAAGTGCTTGTCAGTATACAGTAGATCATAAATGTTACGCAGTTACATTTTTGTATAGTAAGtaataattgtattattttttgGATATATTTCTGCAAGTATTCTGTATGAATATCTCTCCTTTGACACATGGTATTGCCTGTATTATAGGAGTGCCTAAATGTTATTCAGCCCACTTTGGCTGTGTTtggtgtgctctgtgcttctgagaaatctacccaCATCTTAGATTAGATATAACTCATAAGCCGGCTATATCAAGTGCCTTTTACAATAACTACTGCATGAAAATGGTAGCGCTAAATCAAACATAGAAGAAgtattaagatattaaaatacTTGTTATTGTCTTTTGTGTGACACTGGCTCTATTTAGGTCATGTGACAACTTTTCCGGCTTTTCATGATGGAAGATGACTCAGCGTGGCCTTTTCGGACATTGCTTCAGGaatgggcaccttggtagaatcaccgaccttttgtatgccagctggatagcttcctcacataaaaaataTACACCCAATGCGAGTATTTAAGCATTTAACACATTTATACAGTATAAAATACAACCTAGTGCAATGTAACAAAAGCTGAAATAGTTATATCATATAGAAACATTTTAATATACCGAAATAGGATTTCCGTTACCGAGCGGTTAAGGCCGCTGACATTGGATGAATTGCACATCATCACTGTCACTTAGAATTCGAGCATCAATCGGTCTTTCACCAAGCTGGCTTTCCAAAGGGCAATGGTGTCACCTTGGTGTCTATTTAGTGGTGTTACAGTTGTGCAAGAAATGACTTCTGGAGGGGTACTTGGGTTCTTACTGGAAAGTCCTGatttaaaatatgtcattaaGATTCTTTTCCctacaaacacattttctaaatAGATTTAAGGCTTACGTGAAATGGCAGTCTAAGTATTACCTTTCACGAATCATGTTCTAACATTTTTGTTACCTTCCGcctttaaaattattgaaattatatGACATTAGTAAATATGTGAGAACACATGGCAAAATACTAGGAAAACGTTCCAATACCTTCAAGTTTACTTGCTTGTTCATTGATTAAATGAGTGTTTCATCTTTATTGAATgtaatatcattaataaatagttcagggtttttattttttttgtaaatgttgctAAGCATTATCGATCAACCTGAAATTGTTATGAAAGAGGCTAGAAATTGTGATAAAAGTATTGAAATCAATCTTTGCCGTTATAAACACcaaaaattaatacatttgaaatttgTGTCTGATAACAAATATTGACCAAAAATGCTTTTATTGCAGTACATAATAGAATACTGAAGCTCCAACAGATATCACTACGTTCTACAAcggtatatatataaatgatttgCATTGATATGAAAATAAGCTGACAAAGTTAACAACGAGGACAAGATACAGATACCTCACTCTTAATCCTCACAATGTTTCCAAGTCACAACACAGTATAAACGGTATAAACATTATAAAGATTAACAATACCAAcgcaataaaataaaacaaaacaaaaaacacgaCATGTGAAACAAACAATGCTTGAGTAAGAATATATGTATGTACTGAAGTCGTTGCAGAAGgaacagaagaagaaaaaaacacatttaatttcctggcgaaacaggccagaagataTATATGTCGTAGTCCAAACTGGAAtctaggcagatccggaatctgcctagaccaaactagaattctagtttggcctagaccaaactagaattccaGTTTGGTTTAGATTGATTCCAGATCTGCcaagaccaaactagaattctagtttggctagaccgattccggatctgcctaggCCAAATTGGAATATTCTTGAAGATAGATAATTATAATTCGTAAGTTCACTGAACTGAATGTCTTTAACATTTACACTTTCAACTAGATTATCAATGCAACACCTGTGCCAGTAGTTAATTGTAATAAAAGGAATGAATTAGTATTTTTAAATTGCACTTTAACATGATGGTATTATTTGCTTTTATCTTTTGTTCCTGTGAAAAATTTATTCTTCAGTTGCGCAAACTTGAAGATGAAAGGTCTACCTTTATAATTATTACTATTAAATTAGAtaattttcaaaaggaattgaTAACAGTTTTTAGAGGCAAATATttggttttatggttttattatattattttgggacatgttttaaaaatacaaataagtaTCCCTTGTAAGTAGAGTTTTTTCCTTACCAGTATTCTTCAATGCTTTTTAAGTTCAGAACAAATATTCCAGTTTGGcctaggcagatccggaatcgGTCTAGACCAAATTGGAATTCTAGTTTggcctagaccaaactagaattctagtttggtctaggcagattccggatctgcctagaTTCCAGTTTGGACTACGACATATATATATCAACAAAGATTAGTCTCAGTACCTGACATATTTCATCAGACTATAAGTTTGGCTAGACCTCAAACATACGGTATGTCTAAAAATAGTCGGGTCATGATCActtttaatactttgaaaactatACATAGTGttatgatataaataaaaaaacatcttaATAATCAAAAAATAccgtatatatatgtatgtataatagAAATCACGACCAATTAGAAGTTTTCTGTATCACAAATAATTTCGCATATAGGTGAGGACAATAGGTAATCGGACCTTTATGTTTATTCCGTACAATCTTTATGTTGGTGCTTTGTTACCTACTTAAGAGAAACAGTCAGTATTAGCACAGAATGCGTGAACATTGTTTTGTTtcctgaattttttttattatcattataactaTTAAAATACTATGCATTTGATGAAACTGCAGGTAGGCGAGGCAACACCAAACCATACAAAGAAGGACGGGTCCTTTGAATGTAAATAGGAGGTTGAGTTTCAATACACAGTTTCTTACAACTACTCGTGACTGGCCGTCATCATGtggaatagctgtattatacaagtattatcagagttcatgtgggaggaaaaagtaggtcacaaggttgtGGCGGGTCTTTAAGAAAATTAGAgaagcatttttatttgattgtaTGTGATTTAACCGCAGACCAGATAATAACAGCCATATTTCGTCGTTGGTTAACCACATATATTTAGTAAActtaaagtatttttattaagGCATCATTATTGAAGACATCtctttttgaataaatttgtgg is drawn from Mercenaria mercenaria strain notata unplaced genomic scaffold, MADL_Memer_1 contig_4583, whole genome shotgun sequence and contains these coding sequences:
- the LOC128553986 gene encoding uncharacterized protein LOC128553986, producing the protein MNRTDYIAEVNRQLNNTAYYKKLDHNPVEQFSKDVTDVLDVICRNVNGDSNDTLVVPSDARTPQFYILPKIHKDINSELPLGYPGRPIVSGYYSVTEGISEYIDNILKPHMESLPSYVKDSTDFIKKLGSMPNISPNAFLVTMDVSSLYTNIPHDDGIEACREYLNKAHSYLSHQSVNDICQLIELVLTKKHFQFNNENYVQILGTAMGTRMAPTYASLFMGKLESDFLANTTVKPSLWLRFLDDIFLYGNTVKQTYLNLLTV